One window from the genome of Oryza glaberrima chromosome 3, OglaRS2, whole genome shotgun sequence encodes:
- the LOC127768821 gene encoding RING-H2 finger protein ATL39-like, with protein sequence MARRCLVTSSDTGAPPPPAAAGAAATQAPHLPRRGLHGPAAMKVAIAGNVVVAVLFVAVIVWRLFFFGGRDRAGGAAASAAADADGESSSAGSSPCASPRAGGGLGREDLMALPVYVHGASAAADGGAKAEECAVCIGELRDGDTGRLLPRCGHRFHAECVDKWFRSHATCPLCRAAVAAADGDSGGEADTKVAVVEQDVY encoded by the coding sequence ATGGCCAGGCGATGCCTCGTCACGTCGTCGGACaccggggcgccgccgccacctgcggcggccggcgccgcggctACTCAGGCGCCGCATTTGCCGCGGCGGGGCCTGCACGGGCCGGCCGCCATGAAGGTGGCCATCGCCGGCAACGTCGTGGTGGCGGTGCTCttcgtcgccgtcatcgtctGGCGGCTCTTCTTCTTCGGGGGTAGAGAtcgagccggcggcgcggcggcctccgccgccgccgatgcggaCGGAGAGTCGTCCTCCGCCGGGAGCTCGCCGTGCGCGTCGCctcgggcgggcggcggcctggGGAGAGAGGACCTCATGGCGCTGCCGGTGTACGTGCacggcgcgtcggcggcggcggacggcggcgccaaGGCGGAGGAGTGCGCGGTGTGCATAGGCGAGCTCAGGGACGGCGACACCGGCCGTCTCCTGCCCAGGTGCGGGCACCGCTTCCACGCCGAGTGCGTCGACAAGTGGTTCCGGTCGCACGCCACATGCCCGctctgccgcgccgccgtcgccgccgcggacggcgactccggcggcgaggccgacaCCAAGGTAGCGGTTGTGGAGCAAGACGTGTATTAA
- the LOC127765426 gene encoding E3 ubiquitin-protein ligase EL5-like: MRPGHLKYSSSSEMDSPQMSLGGDLRFRAYAAAAAVGVVAVLAVCFWRLYRLTVSARPQDMLPVSAVSSGAGAGGGKAALGELDISALPVFVHVAGCEAAAAVECAVCLGEVRDGERGRLLPRCGHRFHVECIDRWFRANSTCPLCRAAVVAGEPGGAAAAAAGDKGDAVAVAVVGVPDVVVHVQVEEG, from the exons ATGAGGCCGGGGCATCTTAAATACAg ctcgagctccgaAATGGACTCGCCGCAGATGTCCCTGGGCGGCGACCTCAGGTTCCGCgcgtacgcggcggcggcggcggtcggcgtcgTGGCCGTGCTCGCCGTGTGCTTCTGGCGCCTCTACAGGCTCACCGTGTCCGCGCGCCCGCAGGACATGCTGCCGGTGtccgccgtctcctccggcgccggcgccggcggcggcaaggcggcgcTCGGGGAGCTGGACATCTCGGCGCTGCCGGTGTTCGTGCACGTCGCCGgctgcgaggcggcggcggcggtggagtgcGCGGTGTGCCTGGGGGAGGTGAGGGACGGGGAGAGGGGCCGCCTCCTGCCACGGTGCGGCCACCGGTTCCACGTCGAGTGCATCGACCGGTGGTTCCGGGCGAACTCGACGTGCCCGctctgccgcgccgccgtcgtcgccggcgagccgggcggcgcggcggcggcggcggcgggggacaagggcgacgcggtggcggtggcggtggtgggtgTCCCGGATGTTGTGGTGCATGTGCAAGTGGAAGAGGGCTGA